From Psychrobacillus sp. FSL K6-2836, a single genomic window includes:
- the narI gene encoding respiratory nitrate reductase subunit gamma, translated as MNMIDQFLWVIFPYICIAVFIVGHVFRYRTDQFSWTAKSSEFIEKKQLMIGSLLFHIGIIPVIMGHISGLAIPKSWLQAVGVNDHLYHIGAIYIGGFFGFVTLAGMIILTSRRFTKSTVRKLSSTSDLIVNVILLFIVFMGMYATLVTNAVQPDFDYRTSISVWFRNLFILQPDASYMLNVPMSFKIHVVTGFLIFALWPFTRLVHVWSVPLNYVGRSYILYRKNRSE; from the coding sequence ATGAACATGATTGATCAGTTTTTATGGGTTATATTTCCTTATATTTGTATAGCAGTTTTTATTGTTGGTCATGTTTTTCGATACAGAACAGATCAGTTTAGCTGGACGGCAAAATCAAGTGAATTTATAGAGAAAAAACAATTAATGATCGGAAGCTTACTTTTCCACATTGGTATAATTCCAGTTATCATGGGTCATATCTCTGGATTAGCTATTCCAAAATCCTGGCTTCAAGCAGTTGGTGTAAATGATCATCTTTACCATATTGGAGCGATATACATTGGCGGATTCTTTGGATTTGTAACATTAGCAGGGATGATTATTTTAACTTCTCGCCGATTTACAAAGTCCACTGTTCGAAAATTGAGCAGTACTTCAGATTTAATAGTAAATGTGATATTATTATTTATCGTATTTATGGGAATGTATGCAACACTTGTTACAAATGCGGTTCAACCTGATTTTGACTATAGAACCTCCATTTCAGTATGGTTTAGAAACTTATTTATCCTACAGCCAGATGCATCCTATATGTTAAATGTTCCTATGTCATTTAAAATCCATGTAGTAACAGGATTTTTAATATTTGCACTATGGCCATTTACTAGATTAGTTCACGTATGGAGTGTACCATTAAATTACGTAGGTAGAAGTTACATCCTATATAGAAAGAATCGTTCAGAATAA
- the narH gene encoding nitrate reductase subunit beta, with product MKIKAQIAMVMNLDKCIGCHTCSVTCKSTWTNREGAEYMWFNNVETKPGIGYPKRWEDQEVYKGGWQMRNGKLELKSGSKLSKIALGKIFYNPDMPEMKDYYEPWTYDYEKLTNSPEVKHSPVARPKSVVTGEYMDLEWGPNWEDDLAGAHITGPTDPNIQKIEEEIKFNFEQSFMMYLPRLCEHCLNPSCVASCPSGAMYKREEDGIVLVDQEACRGWRYCMTGCPYKKVYFNWKTNKAEKCTFCYPRIESGLPTVCSETCTGRIRYLGVLLYDADRVLEVASTPDEKDLYKAQCGIFLNPNDPEVIEQARKDGIAEEWIEGAQNSPVYKLAIEYQLAFPLHPEYRTLPMVWYVPPLSPIMNYFEGKDSIKNPDMIFPAIEEMRTPIQYLANMLTAGDAPAVKGALQRMAMMRSYMRAMSSGKEFDESRLERVGLTAHQTQQMYRLLAIAKYEDRFVVPTSHREGYMDPYRAQGSMGYDMGCDGCGPASPNPTPTKTGKEIYEENFYGGIWRD from the coding sequence TTGAAGATTAAAGCGCAAATAGCAATGGTGATGAACTTAGACAAATGTATTGGGTGCCATACCTGTAGTGTAACATGTAAAAGTACTTGGACAAATCGTGAGGGTGCCGAATACATGTGGTTTAACAACGTAGAAACTAAACCAGGTATTGGATATCCGAAACGCTGGGAAGACCAAGAAGTATACAAAGGTGGATGGCAAATGCGAAATGGAAAGTTGGAACTGAAATCTGGTTCCAAGCTTTCTAAAATAGCATTAGGGAAGATCTTCTATAATCCCGACATGCCGGAGATGAAAGATTACTATGAACCATGGACTTATGACTATGAAAAACTGACTAATTCACCAGAAGTGAAACATTCACCAGTTGCTCGTCCAAAATCAGTAGTTACTGGAGAATATATGGATTTAGAATGGGGACCAAACTGGGAGGATGATTTGGCAGGAGCACATATTACCGGACCAACTGATCCGAATATCCAAAAAATTGAGGAAGAAATTAAATTCAATTTTGAACAATCATTTATGATGTACCTACCAAGACTCTGTGAACACTGTTTAAATCCAAGTTGTGTGGCATCTTGTCCATCTGGAGCAATGTATAAGCGTGAAGAAGATGGTATCGTTCTAGTTGACCAAGAAGCATGTCGTGGATGGCGCTATTGTATGACTGGATGTCCGTACAAAAAAGTATATTTCAACTGGAAAACAAATAAAGCAGAGAAATGTACATTCTGTTATCCACGTATTGAATCTGGACTTCCGACTGTTTGTTCCGAAACATGCACAGGTCGTATTCGTTATTTAGGCGTACTTTTATATGATGCAGATCGTGTACTGGAAGTAGCTTCAACTCCAGATGAAAAAGATTTGTACAAAGCACAGTGTGGAATATTCTTAAATCCAAATGATCCAGAAGTCATTGAGCAAGCGAGAAAAGATGGAATAGCAGAAGAATGGATTGAAGGAGCACAAAATTCACCAGTATATAAACTAGCAATAGAATATCAGTTGGCATTCCCATTGCATCCAGAATATAGAACATTACCAATGGTATGGTATGTTCCACCTTTAAGTCCAATTATGAACTATTTCGAAGGGAAGGATTCTATCAAAAATCCTGATATGATTTTCCCAGCAATTGAAGAGATGCGTACGCCAATTCAATATTTAGCGAATATGCTAACTGCAGGAGATGCTCCAGCAGTTAAAGGTGCTCTTCAACGAATGGCAATGATGCGTTCTTATATGCGTGCTATGTCTTCTGGTAAAGAGTTTGATGAAAGTCGTTTGGAACGTGTGGGATTAACAGCTCATCAAACACAGCAAATGTATAGATTATTAGCAATAGCTAAATATGAAGATCGTTTTGTTGTTCCTACATCTCATCGAGAAGGATATATGGATCCTTACCGTGCACAGGGCTCAATGGGCTACGATATGGGTTGTGACGGATGTGGACCAGCATCTCCAAATCCAACACCAACTAAAACTGGTAAGGAAATTTATGAAGAGAATTTCTACGGGGGTATTTGGCGTGATTGA
- a CDS encoding GAF domain-containing protein has product MNNDIDFQKVITAIKEKYEVDLVTLAFIQPAQFEYALTWQYAIGNINNRLKRIVLQSGKGIAGQVFKSGKPMIVRNVFTEYPANDLFNYPIIVSEKIKSFCALPLYKKNKVQGVILLGYREENKMTDELFEKILYNIHIDFPKYYGREMAKS; this is encoded by the coding sequence ATGAATAATGATATTGATTTTCAAAAAGTAATAACTGCGATTAAAGAGAAATACGAAGTCGATTTAGTGACATTAGCATTTATCCAACCCGCACAATTCGAGTATGCGCTTACATGGCAGTACGCGATCGGAAATATAAACAATCGATTGAAAAGAATTGTTCTACAATCTGGTAAAGGTATTGCAGGTCAAGTTTTTAAGTCTGGAAAACCTATGATTGTCCGAAATGTTTTTACTGAATATCCCGCAAATGATTTATTTAATTATCCAATAATTGTTTCGGAAAAGATTAAAAGCTTTTGTGCTCTGCCACTTTATAAAAAAAATAAAGTTCAAGGAGTAATACTATTGGGGTATAGAGAAGAGAATAAAATGACAGATGAGTTATTTGAAAAAATACTCTATAATATTCATATAGATTTTCCAAAATATTACGGTAGGGAGATGGCTAAGAGTTGA
- a CDS encoding sensor histidine kinase: MTNNMHSNLVDSLIGMYENSSEAFFFFNKENKLLHLNPIAKEILDIDAINAMLEGQERSMCQTCKGYTNTTDLVSCENCYFTNPEQDFSSFQVYLDTKDKGVLPYVASFHTIDSEKGTKVLILRNLTKLLETRELLFKNTTIKQIIKAQEDERKRISRELHDSVAQEILSSLVDLRLMKYLKSPEEVSQKVQHMEASLTRLLDEIRNMSVELRPSSLDDLGIEAALRSHFKWIEKNYGLVVHYTSEIRGKRFLNEMETVVYRICQESILNALKYADVDEVMVELYEKDDNLILKIVDDGIGFDTSQRVFKGTGLGLFGMKERAELVGGKLSIMSSMGKGTEILLYIPLKER, encoded by the coding sequence TTGACAAATAATATGCATTCAAATTTAGTTGATAGCTTAATAGGAATGTACGAAAACAGTTCTGAAGCCTTCTTCTTTTTTAACAAAGAAAATAAATTATTACATTTAAACCCTATTGCGAAAGAAATTTTGGATATAGATGCGATAAATGCAATGCTAGAAGGTCAGGAAAGATCGATGTGTCAAACTTGTAAAGGCTATACGAATACAACAGACTTAGTTTCCTGTGAAAATTGCTATTTCACCAATCCAGAACAAGATTTTAGTTCCTTTCAAGTATATTTAGATACAAAAGATAAAGGGGTTCTTCCCTATGTAGCAAGTTTTCATACTATTGATAGTGAAAAAGGAACAAAAGTTCTGATCTTGAGAAATTTAACAAAGTTACTTGAAACAAGAGAATTATTATTTAAAAATACAACGATTAAACAAATAATTAAAGCACAAGAAGACGAACGCAAAAGAATTTCAAGAGAACTTCATGATAGTGTAGCACAGGAAATATTAAGTTCATTAGTAGATTTAAGACTTATGAAATATTTGAAAAGTCCTGAGGAAGTCTCCCAGAAAGTTCAGCATATGGAAGCATCTTTAACAAGACTGCTAGATGAAATAAGGAATATGTCTGTAGAATTACGGCCTTCGTCATTAGATGATCTAGGAATTGAAGCAGCACTTAGATCACATTTTAAATGGATTGAAAAAAACTATGGATTAGTTGTCCATTATACTTCTGAAATCAGAGGGAAACGTTTTCTTAACGAAATGGAAACGGTTGTCTATCGAATATGCCAGGAATCAATTTTAAATGCACTAAAATATGCCGATGTAGACGAGGTCATGGTCGAACTGTATGAGAAAGATGATAATTTAATCTTAAAAATAGTTGATGACGGTATTGGCTTTGATACTTCACAAAGAGTGTTTAAGGGTACTGGTCTAGGATTGTTTGGTATGAAGGAAAGAGCTGAACTAGTAGGTGGTAAATTGTCTATAATGTCATCTATGGGTAAAGGGACTGAAATTCTACTATACATCCCACTAAAGGAGCGCTAA
- a CDS encoding hemerythrin domain-containing protein codes for MVNANFQSPVPAMRILENEHQYLMHLMNEWHAIVLNFENDVYEEKGAHEEFSRLRKLLIDFLEPLKNHTDKEEKFFFPLLGHYIGTEQGPIVTIEAEHEEIDAYIGHFLHHTRADMDKLSLDDMKHIAKDAGEAFEVLMVHFVKEESVLFPMTDRVMKAVDQDKLLEQLNTLII; via the coding sequence ATGGTTAATGCTAATTTCCAAAGTCCAGTTCCTGCTATGAGAATATTAGAAAACGAACACCAATATTTAATGCATTTGATGAATGAATGGCATGCGATCGTTTTAAACTTTGAAAATGATGTCTATGAGGAAAAAGGGGCACATGAAGAGTTTTCGAGATTGCGAAAGTTATTAATCGATTTCTTAGAGCCTCTTAAAAATCATACTGATAAAGAAGAAAAGTTCTTTTTCCCGTTATTAGGGCATTATATTGGAACAGAACAAGGTCCAATAGTAACTATCGAAGCAGAGCATGAGGAAATAGATGCATATATCGGACATTTTTTACATCATACTAGGGCAGATATGGATAAATTGAGTCTAGATGATATGAAGCATATAGCAAAGGATGCAGGTGAAGCTTTCGAAGTGCTAATGGTTCATTTTGTAAAAGAAGAATCGGTTCTGTTTCCTATGACGGATAGAGTAATGAAAGCAGTCGACCAGGATAAGTTATTAGAACAACTGAATACGTTAATTATCTAA
- the narJ gene encoding nitrate reductase molybdenum cofactor assembly chaperone — protein sequence MIDLEKLYKHKPAFGFFAQQLTYPEKLTFHPTAIEESFSTEDPAYELVKGYWDEIHTYSLDDIQELYVQTFDFQKSATLYMTYFKFEDAKERGQMLAKLKVMYEMFGLDMPAEELSDYLPLICEFLYAAEWLGDPRAKDSFNILFAVLEDGTYHLIEALEKFNSPYLRLVRGLRETFKACIEREAVNHEHD from the coding sequence GTGATTGATTTAGAAAAGCTATATAAACATAAACCGGCTTTCGGCTTTTTTGCGCAGCAGTTAACTTATCCAGAAAAACTAACCTTTCATCCAACTGCAATAGAAGAGTCATTTTCAACTGAGGACCCTGCTTACGAGTTAGTGAAAGGATACTGGGATGAAATTCATACGTATAGTTTAGATGATATACAGGAACTATATGTACAAACATTTGATTTTCAAAAAAGTGCAACCTTATATATGACTTATTTTAAATTTGAGGATGCAAAAGAAAGAGGTCAAATGCTTGCAAAGTTAAAAGTGATGTATGAAATGTTTGGTTTAGATATGCCAGCAGAGGAGCTTTCTGATTATCTTCCACTTATCTGTGAATTTTTATACGCAGCAGAATGGTTAGGTGATCCAAGAGCAAAAGATAGCTTTAATATACTATTCGCTGTACTTGAAGATGGGACATATCATTTGATTGAAGCATTGGAAAAATTTAATAGCCCATATCTCCGACTTGTAAGAGGTTTACGTGAGACCTTTAAAGCATGTATAGAAAGGGAGGCTGTAAATCATGAACATGATTGA
- a CDS encoding response regulator transcription factor, with the protein MKIVIADDHAVVRSGFSMILNYQEDMEVVATAADGIEAHLMVAKHQPDILLLDLSMPPGESGLIATGKISEDFPDTKILILTMYDDQEYMFHVLKNGASGYILKNAPDEELLSAIRMVYKGGTYIHPKMATSLVKEFIKKDQNIIDDDPFRVLSKREIEILPLVAKGYGNKDIAAKLFISVKTVEAHKAKIMEKLDLKSRPELVEYALKKKLLEF; encoded by the coding sequence ATGAAAATTGTTATTGCAGATGACCATGCAGTTGTGAGAAGTGGATTTTCAATGATACTAAACTATCAAGAGGATATGGAAGTTGTTGCAACTGCGGCCGACGGAATAGAAGCACATTTGATGGTCGCAAAACATCAACCAGACATTCTTCTTCTCGACTTAAGTATGCCACCTGGAGAGAGTGGGTTAATAGCGACTGGGAAAATTAGTGAAGACTTTCCGGATACAAAAATTCTTATACTAACAATGTATGACGATCAGGAGTATATGTTCCATGTATTGAAAAATGGTGCTTCCGGATACATATTAAAGAATGCACCTGATGAGGAACTTTTGAGCGCCATACGTATGGTTTATAAAGGCGGAACCTATATACATCCCAAAATGGCAACTTCTCTCGTAAAGGAATTCATAAAGAAAGATCAAAATATTATAGACGACGATCCATTTAGAGTTCTTTCCAAAAGAGAAATAGAGATTCTGCCGTTAGTTGCAAAAGGGTATGGCAATAAAGACATTGCAGCAAAACTATTTATATCTGTAAAAACCGTAGAAGCACATAAAGCAAAAATAATGGAAAAATTAGATTTAAAAAGTCGTCCAGAGTTAGTAGAGTATGCATTGAAAAAGAAATTATTAGAATTTTAA